The following proteins are encoded in a genomic region of Opitutaceae bacterium:
- a CDS encoding phosphatidate cytidylyltransferase → MAKRIFSTLALWAIVLSLLYYFGSAGAVWIVAAITALTLWEFYALLKHMGYDPFDKLGISLGLATVLIPFYGRYIGLEINTADILAFAVIAFSVRILGERDPENRVETLAATLLGIVYVAANLKYFVNIITLPGPHSATGLVYFIWLIAVSKFCDVGALLSGMAFGRHKMAPIISPKKTWEGAIGGVLVSMGVGAGIAVLAHKWLPDGFTPLIAAAIALPVAVIAIVADLVESIIKRRATIKDSGATIPGIGGMFDVTDSLILTAPLGYALLAQVH, encoded by the coding sequence GTGGCCAAGCGCATCTTCAGCACCCTAGCCCTCTGGGCGATCGTCCTTTCCCTTCTCTACTATTTTGGTTCGGCCGGTGCCGTGTGGATTGTTGCCGCCATCACCGCCCTGACGCTTTGGGAATTCTACGCCCTCCTGAAGCACATGGGCTACGATCCCTTCGACAAGCTCGGCATTTCGCTCGGGCTAGCCACGGTACTCATCCCGTTCTATGGCAGGTATATCGGCCTTGAAATCAACACCGCGGACATCCTCGCGTTCGCGGTAATTGCTTTCTCGGTGCGCATTCTCGGCGAGCGAGACCCCGAGAACCGCGTCGAGACACTCGCCGCGACTTTGCTCGGCATCGTGTACGTGGCGGCGAACCTGAAGTATTTCGTCAACATCATCACGCTGCCAGGGCCGCATTCAGCCACGGGGCTCGTCTATTTCATCTGGCTCATTGCCGTCTCCAAGTTCTGCGATGTCGGCGCCTTGCTTTCGGGCATGGCTTTCGGCCGACACAAGATGGCGCCGATCATCAGCCCAAAAAAGACCTGGGAAGGGGCAATTGGCGGGGTTTTGGTCTCGATGGGTGTGGGCGCTGGCATTGCGGTGCTCGCTCACAAATGGCTCCCGGACGGCTTCACGCCTCTCATTGCCGCGGCGATCGCACTTCCCGTCGCCGTGATTGCGATTGTTGCGGACCTGGTTGAATCAATCATCAAGCGCCGTGCAACCATCAAGGATTCGGGTGCGACCATCCCCGGCATCGGCGGCATGTTCGATGTGACCGACAGCCTCATTCTCACAGCCCCGCTGGGCTACGCGCTCCTCGCGCAGGTGCACTGA
- a CDS encoding isoprenyl transferase produces MAEVSLPPLPPDRLPLHVAIIMDGNGRWAKQRGLPRLEGHRRGVETVRSTVDAARAMGVRYITLYAFSAENWKRPAEEVGGLMSLLEFFLKRELNALVRDRVRLRAIGRIQELPAQVYRQLQATIDATAGFDDYHLTLALNYGSRTEILDAMKTCAQAAAKGALDPEKLDWSLLSRHLYTADLPDPDLIIRTSGESRISNFLLLQGAYAEYFFTETLWPDFTPADLHAALVAFSKRERRFGQTSEQLNPAS; encoded by the coding sequence ATGGCAGAAGTCTCTCTTCCACCGTTGCCTCCAGACAGGCTACCCCTGCATGTCGCCATCATCATGGATGGAAATGGGCGCTGGGCAAAACAACGGGGACTGCCGCGCCTCGAGGGGCACCGGCGGGGCGTGGAAACGGTCCGCAGCACCGTCGACGCAGCTCGGGCCATGGGCGTGCGGTACATCACACTCTACGCCTTTTCTGCCGAGAACTGGAAACGTCCTGCCGAGGAAGTGGGCGGGCTGATGAGCTTGCTCGAGTTCTTCCTGAAACGGGAGCTCAATGCCCTGGTTCGTGATCGCGTGCGCCTCCGCGCAATCGGTCGGATCCAGGAACTTCCTGCACAAGTCTACCGCCAGCTCCAAGCAACCATCGACGCCACCGCAGGTTTTGACGACTACCACCTGACCCTGGCGCTCAACTACGGCTCTCGTACGGAAATCCTGGATGCGATGAAGACGTGCGCGCAGGCTGCCGCGAAGGGCGCCCTTGACCCCGAGAAGCTAGACTGGTCTTTGCTTTCGCGACACCTCTATACCGCAGATCTCCCGGATCCAGATTTGATTATCCGCACCTCGGGGGAATCCCGAATCAGCAACTTCCTTTTGCTCCAAGGGGCGTATGCGGAGTACTTTTTCACTGAAACTCTTTGGCCTGACTTCACTCCTGCGGATCTCCACGCGGCCCTGGTCGCGTTCTCGAAGCGCGAGCGTCGTTTTGGCCAGACCAGCGAACAACTCAACCCCGCTTCCTGA
- the recQ gene encoding DNA helicase RecQ, which produces MPTKALPSAPMVQSAELLPLLQTKFGYPSFRPLQAEIMGAYLSGSDVLGVLPTGAGKSLCYQLPALRRDGLTLVISPLIALMKDQVDQLQELGIAATYLNSALEASEARSRLAGLHRGEWRLLYVSPERLMLEGWAENLLAWNVSAIAVDEAHCISEWGHDFRPEYRQLARLRKVLSGVPVLALTATATERVRKDIAQHLSLQSPAVFVGSFNRANLCYRVQPKDDAKRQLLSFIKKREDESGIVYCATRATTEKVAEFLEEQGFSAKPYHAGLEPEQRSENQEHFLKDDVKIMCATVAFGMGINKPNVRWIVHYDLPKNIEGYYQETGRAGRDGLPGDCLLLFSGGDAAKQTHFIEEMSSDSEKLVAKQQLRQMLQFAETAACRRRELLGYFGESFAVERCDACDNCLEPRETYDGTLLAQKFLSCVFRVRQATERGAGLIHVVEVLVGADTDKIRRWGHNRLSTFGIGTELPRAGWMNVGRELVRLGLVIQTEGEYPVLILSELGVLALRNREKVWLTKPLERPKAKRVPKVSDAPCDEILLHRLKALRKQLADERNVPAYVIFGDATLRAMAREYPTTVGEMAGIFGMGEKKLAAFAEVFALGVADYVRENGRLPQLA; this is translated from the coding sequence GTGCCCACAAAGGCCCTGCCTTCTGCGCCCATGGTCCAGTCGGCTGAGTTACTGCCTCTGCTCCAAACCAAGTTTGGATACCCCTCCTTCCGTCCCCTTCAGGCCGAAATCATGGGGGCGTACCTGTCGGGCTCGGATGTCCTCGGGGTGTTGCCCACAGGGGCCGGTAAGTCACTTTGCTACCAGCTCCCGGCGCTGCGTCGCGACGGACTCACGCTGGTCATTTCACCTTTGATCGCGCTCATGAAGGATCAGGTGGACCAACTTCAGGAGCTTGGCATTGCGGCGACCTACCTCAACTCCGCGCTCGAAGCGAGCGAGGCGCGTTCACGTCTGGCCGGCCTGCATCGGGGCGAATGGCGTTTGCTCTACGTTTCTCCCGAGAGGCTCATGCTTGAAGGATGGGCAGAGAACCTGCTCGCTTGGAATGTCTCGGCGATAGCGGTCGATGAAGCCCATTGCATCTCCGAGTGGGGGCACGATTTTCGGCCGGAGTATCGGCAGCTTGCGCGATTGAGGAAGGTGTTGTCGGGCGTGCCCGTGCTGGCGCTGACGGCCACGGCGACGGAGCGCGTGCGCAAGGACATCGCACAGCACCTGTCTCTGCAGTCACCAGCTGTCTTTGTCGGGAGCTTTAATCGCGCCAACCTATGCTATCGCGTGCAACCCAAAGACGATGCGAAACGCCAGTTGCTGTCATTCATCAAGAAGCGCGAGGACGAAAGTGGCATTGTCTATTGCGCCACGCGGGCGACGACGGAAAAGGTTGCGGAATTCCTGGAGGAGCAGGGATTCTCGGCGAAGCCCTATCACGCCGGCCTCGAGCCTGAACAGCGTTCCGAAAACCAGGAGCACTTCCTCAAGGACGACGTGAAGATCATGTGCGCCACCGTCGCGTTCGGCATGGGCATCAACAAGCCGAATGTGCGCTGGATCGTGCACTACGATCTCCCCAAGAACATTGAAGGCTATTACCAGGAGACGGGTCGTGCCGGACGCGACGGTCTTCCAGGAGACTGCCTGCTCCTCTTCAGTGGGGGAGATGCGGCGAAGCAGACGCATTTCATCGAGGAGATGAGCTCGGACTCCGAGAAGCTGGTGGCCAAGCAGCAGTTGCGGCAGATGTTGCAGTTTGCGGAGACTGCTGCGTGCAGGCGGAGGGAGCTTCTCGGGTATTTCGGGGAGTCATTTGCCGTCGAGCGGTGCGACGCGTGCGACAACTGCCTCGAGCCGCGCGAGACATATGACGGTACGCTCTTGGCCCAGAAGTTCTTGTCGTGCGTCTTTCGTGTGCGGCAGGCAACTGAACGCGGCGCAGGCTTGATACATGTTGTCGAAGTGCTGGTCGGAGCTGACACCGATAAGATTCGCCGTTGGGGGCATAATCGCCTGTCCACATTTGGGATCGGAACGGAGCTTCCCCGCGCAGGGTGGATGAACGTGGGCCGTGAACTGGTGCGCCTTGGATTGGTCATCCAGACGGAAGGCGAGTATCCGGTGCTCATACTTTCCGAACTGGGCGTGCTCGCGCTGCGCAACCGCGAGAAGGTCTGGCTGACAAAGCCCTTGGAACGTCCAAAGGCCAAGCGTGTACCCAAGGTAAGTGACGCCCCCTGCGACGAAATTCTCCTCCATCGGCTGAAAGCTTTGAGGAAGCAGCTTGCTGACGAGCGAAATGTGCCGGCATACGTGATTTTTGGAGACGCGACCTTGCGTGCAATGGCGCGCGAATATCCCACGACTGTCGGCGAAATGGCTGGGATATTCGGCATGGGCGAGAAAAAGCTTGCCGCTTTCGCAGAAGTATTCGCCCTCGGGGTGGCCGACTACGTCAGGGAGAACGGTCGACTCCCGCAGCTTGCGTAA
- a CDS encoding ATP-binding protein, producing MGLESTPTSLAMLPDGRLLVYSGTEIAIGDGVRWDVHASRVDPQIRLSSRVLVSGSGEIYVGLPGAMGRVRFSQRGTWDVEIMARVDSVDPSAKDVVLHPIAVGNNWAWSTAAGTFFSWKPGTPVSRIGIGEDAHHIVYVQGEPCYLRLTRPGLFRMRDGKALSEPLGGGETTDQLIAAFPFDESTVAVSASGLFWINEGRGWSQLPQAPKLPSSSIVSSAVRTGDGNFAYAVEGVGIYLMEKEGRVIQSLDKRSDGRIARATGIVAGFGGAVWVLLSDGVLQSEFGGRVSNYESWVPVGFTAAEPARVNGRLWVVSDGQLLQGQYDENDRLVGFEKTGNPADYHYALVEAGGLAIVSTSKGFFRLEGERWVPIAEGPLNGRIVATCNSGRDFAYVARDEAGWLKRRDNGHWVLERTRFPGLGEMNYTVGERPGVVWVEGRFGVPFRFDWNSGTPQLFRPAVEGILPAGWVQIFELDGSVRFLVSGKCFRFDPEAGRFVPDEDEETKHAWLRNAVGRPNRDARGNVWYSREGRVHKQSENGAIDRLRSGMVSYYFQADDTGMVWICPRKRLLRYDPDAPDAVPQRLRAIISSLVFAANGEVLIGPYGELPPVPYSHNTFSVQFMTVGARLGESVRFEFALNGGGKEWLKSGPSGEAWFNDLSPGNYELAVRAVADGQVGEETILKFRINPPWFLHPLAFMVYGAGALSLSAGIGIYFSRAQRREKAELERVVAERTRAVQEANQHLAKQVAETTEKSNALQASEERYRTLYDHNPAMFLTLDVTGRILSINQYGAEQLGYEVRELIGMRLAQLLQPEDREEAERCLRECTGSPGRLGSIQIRANRKNGKVVFIKSVIRAVAQLGEGLVLFVVCEDVTAQVQLEAQLRQAQKMEAVGQLAGGVAHDFNNLLTIIQGQAEWAESHAGSTEERLECIREIRRAADQAGKLTRQLLVFSRQQAMHAAAADLNDLVTRVAKLMQRVLGEDITLDLRLAREPALSRVDSAMIEQVLVNLALNARDAMPNGGKIEIAISTVLVDEERVRGRAGTRPGPHNCIRFTDTGCGIPQALAARIFEPFFTTKPPGQGTGLGLATSQSIVSQHHGWMEVQSEVGRGSTFLLFLPAEPAGPAGVGESSTHTLPALPMSQRVLLVEDEPAVRRVAQRMLERSGYIVIEAENADSALEAWDKAAGDIDILLTDLLMPGSMNGRALAELLSRRSPRLRVCLMSGHDPEVLARKAGQPGPMRPHLIKPFTRDSLIAAVSKSLPAA from the coding sequence ATGGGGCTCGAATCTACACCGACTTCCCTGGCCATGTTGCCGGACGGTCGGTTGCTCGTCTATTCAGGGACAGAGATCGCAATCGGCGATGGGGTGCGCTGGGATGTGCACGCGTCGCGTGTTGACCCCCAAATTCGTCTTTCCAGCCGGGTGCTTGTATCGGGCTCTGGGGAGATTTACGTCGGCCTTCCTGGTGCAATGGGTCGCGTGCGATTCTCGCAACGGGGAACGTGGGACGTGGAAATCATGGCTCGCGTCGACAGCGTGGACCCGAGCGCCAAGGATGTGGTGTTGCACCCGATCGCGGTCGGAAACAACTGGGCCTGGTCCACCGCTGCTGGCACCTTTTTCTCTTGGAAACCTGGCACACCGGTAAGTCGCATCGGGATTGGTGAGGATGCCCACCATATCGTCTACGTCCAAGGCGAGCCCTGTTACCTGCGCCTTACAAGACCGGGCCTCTTTCGCATGCGGGACGGCAAGGCCCTCAGCGAACCTCTTGGGGGGGGAGAAACCACCGACCAGCTTATCGCGGCCTTTCCCTTTGACGAAAGCACTGTCGCAGTTTCGGCCTCCGGCCTCTTTTGGATCAACGAGGGACGGGGTTGGAGTCAGTTACCTCAAGCCCCGAAGTTGCCTTCGAGTAGCATCGTTTCCTCAGCGGTGCGTACGGGCGATGGAAACTTCGCCTATGCGGTCGAAGGTGTCGGGATCTATCTGATGGAAAAAGAGGGAAGGGTCATTCAATCCCTCGACAAGAGATCGGATGGCCGGATTGCACGAGCGACCGGAATCGTGGCGGGTTTTGGCGGCGCCGTCTGGGTTTTGCTTTCTGACGGAGTACTTCAGTCTGAATTTGGCGGTCGGGTTTCGAACTACGAATCGTGGGTCCCGGTTGGATTCACCGCAGCCGAGCCAGCACGCGTGAATGGTCGATTGTGGGTGGTCTCAGACGGTCAGTTGCTTCAGGGACAATATGATGAAAACGACCGCCTGGTCGGCTTTGAAAAGACGGGGAATCCTGCTGATTACCACTACGCGCTCGTCGAAGCCGGCGGACTCGCGATCGTATCCACGTCCAAAGGTTTTTTTAGGCTTGAAGGTGAACGATGGGTGCCGATTGCAGAGGGCCCCCTGAACGGGCGAATCGTGGCCACCTGCAATTCAGGACGCGATTTTGCCTACGTTGCGCGAGACGAAGCGGGTTGGCTGAAGCGTCGCGACAACGGACACTGGGTGCTGGAGCGAACGCGTTTCCCTGGTCTGGGAGAGATGAACTACACCGTTGGTGAGCGACCGGGGGTGGTCTGGGTGGAGGGGCGGTTTGGGGTGCCTTTCCGATTCGATTGGAATTCCGGTACTCCTCAACTCTTTCGCCCCGCTGTTGAAGGAATTCTCCCTGCGGGCTGGGTGCAGATCTTTGAATTGGACGGGAGCGTTCGTTTCCTTGTCTCCGGGAAGTGTTTTCGATTCGACCCAGAGGCAGGGCGATTTGTGCCCGATGAGGATGAAGAGACAAAACACGCGTGGCTTCGGAATGCTGTCGGCCGTCCCAATCGCGATGCGAGAGGAAACGTGTGGTACAGTAGAGAGGGGCGGGTCCACAAGCAGTCGGAGAATGGCGCAATCGATCGCCTCCGCAGCGGCATGGTCTCCTATTACTTTCAGGCGGACGATACTGGGATGGTCTGGATCTGCCCGCGAAAGAGGCTCCTGCGCTACGATCCGGATGCGCCTGATGCAGTCCCCCAGCGGCTGCGGGCGATCATCAGCAGCCTCGTGTTTGCGGCAAATGGAGAGGTGCTTATTGGACCGTACGGGGAGTTGCCGCCGGTCCCATATTCGCACAATACCTTCAGCGTCCAATTCATGACGGTTGGGGCCAGGTTGGGCGAATCGGTGAGGTTTGAGTTTGCGCTGAATGGTGGCGGGAAAGAATGGTTGAAGTCGGGCCCGTCCGGTGAGGCATGGTTCAACGACCTGAGCCCGGGTAACTACGAACTTGCCGTCCGTGCCGTGGCAGACGGCCAAGTCGGGGAAGAGACTATCCTCAAGTTCAGGATAAATCCGCCGTGGTTCCTGCACCCTCTCGCCTTCATGGTATACGGTGCGGGAGCGCTTTCCCTTTCGGCGGGCATCGGGATCTACTTTTCGCGTGCGCAACGGCGGGAGAAGGCGGAGCTTGAGCGCGTGGTTGCTGAGCGTACGCGCGCAGTGCAGGAGGCAAACCAACACCTGGCTAAACAGGTCGCGGAAACGACTGAGAAGTCCAATGCCCTCCAGGCATCCGAGGAACGATATCGAACGCTCTACGATCACAACCCGGCAATGTTCCTCACGCTGGACGTTACTGGACGGATCCTATCGATCAATCAGTACGGCGCGGAACAACTCGGTTACGAGGTGCGCGAACTCATTGGCATGCGCCTTGCCCAACTCCTCCAGCCCGAAGACCGCGAGGAGGCTGAACGCTGCCTGCGGGAATGCACGGGAAGCCCCGGTCGCCTTGGGTCCATCCAAATTCGGGCAAACCGAAAGAATGGAAAGGTCGTTTTTATCAAGAGCGTCATCCGCGCAGTCGCACAATTGGGCGAAGGTCTGGTGCTTTTTGTGGTTTGCGAGGACGTGACGGCCCAGGTGCAGCTCGAAGCCCAATTGAGGCAGGCGCAAAAGATGGAGGCGGTCGGCCAGCTTGCCGGCGGCGTGGCCCACGATTTCAACAACCTGCTGACGATTATCCAGGGCCAGGCGGAATGGGCCGAAAGCCATGCCGGCTCGACGGAAGAGCGGCTCGAGTGCATCCGCGAGATTCGCCGTGCGGCGGACCAGGCCGGGAAGCTCACCCGGCAGTTGCTTGTGTTCAGCCGGCAGCAGGCGATGCATGCCGCAGCCGCGGATCTCAATGACCTAGTGACTCGGGTGGCCAAGCTGATGCAGCGCGTGCTTGGAGAGGATATCACGCTCGATCTCAGGCTGGCACGTGAGCCGGCTCTGTCGCGGGTGGACTCGGCGATGATCGAACAAGTCCTGGTGAACCTTGCGCTCAACGCGCGCGACGCGATGCCCAACGGTGGAAAAATTGAGATTGCGATCAGCACGGTCCTCGTCGACGAGGAACGTGTGCGCGGACGGGCGGGAACGCGCCCCGGCCCTCATAATTGTATTCGATTCACTGATACGGGATGCGGCATTCCGCAGGCGCTGGCGGCGCGGATCTTCGAACCGTTTTTCACAACCAAGCCCCCGGGCCAGGGTACCGGCCTCGGCCTGGCCACGTCGCAGAGCATCGTAAGCCAGCATCATGGGTGGATGGAGGTGCAGAGTGAAGTGGGGCGGGGCAGCACGTTTCTTCTCTTTCTACCCGCAGAGCCGGCAGGTCCGGCGGGTGTCGGCGAAAGCTCCACCCACACGTTGCCGGCCCTTCCGATGTCGCAGCGCGTTCTGCTCGTGGAGGATGAGCCGGCTGTCAGGCGTGTGGCCCAGCGCATGCTGGAGCGTTCCGGTTACATCGTGATTGAGGCGGAGAATGCGGACAGCGCCCTCGAAGCCTGGGACAAGGCCGCGGGCGACATCGATATTCTCCTCACGGATCTGCTGATGCCTGGATCGATGAACGGGCGCGCACTTGCCGAGTTGCTCTCGCGGAGGAGCCCGCGCCTGCGCGTGTGCCTCATGAGCGGCCACGATCCCGAGGTGCTCGCAAGAAAGGCGGGCCAGCCCGGACCGATGCGGCCGCACCTGATCAAGCCTTTCACACGCGACAGCCTGATCGCCGCCGTTAGCAAGAGTCTTCCGGCAGCCTAG
- the cobO gene encoding cob(I)yrinic acid a,c-diamide adenosyltransferase produces MTEPTPSDNDLHQQRMQALQEEMHAKIRSAREKRGLTLVHTGNGKGKTTAAFGMVARSLAHGKRVLVVQFIKSSNDAVANLLKSPLLEWHHFGEGFTWDTQNREADIACCRAGWDVALKGLSDRNLSLLVLDELNVVLDFNYLPLDEVLAGFRARAPQLHVVVTGRNAKPELVEYADLVTEMREIKHPFSKGVQAQRGIEF; encoded by the coding sequence ATGACCGAACCGACGCCCTCCGATAACGACCTGCACCAGCAGCGGATGCAGGCGCTGCAGGAAGAGATGCATGCAAAGATCCGCTCCGCCCGCGAGAAGCGCGGCCTCACGCTCGTTCACACCGGCAACGGGAAGGGCAAGACGACTGCCGCCTTCGGCATGGTGGCGCGCAGCCTCGCTCACGGAAAGCGCGTGCTCGTCGTCCAATTCATCAAGTCGTCGAACGACGCGGTGGCCAACTTGCTCAAGTCGCCGTTGCTCGAGTGGCATCATTTCGGGGAGGGCTTTACCTGGGACACCCAGAACCGCGAGGCTGACATCGCCTGCTGCCGGGCCGGTTGGGACGTCGCCCTGAAGGGCCTCTCGGACCGCAACCTAAGCCTGCTCGTGCTCGACGAACTGAACGTTGTGCTCGATTTCAACTACCTCCCCCTCGACGAGGTGCTCGCCGGTTTTCGCGCCCGCGCGCCCCAGTTGCATGTGGTGGTGACGGGCCGAAATGCGAAACCAGAGCTCGTTGAATATGCAGACCTCGTCACCGAGATGCGCGAGATCAAGCATCCATTCTCGAAGGGCGTGCAGGCGCAACGCGGCATAGAGTTCTAG
- a CDS encoding ABC transporter ATP-binding protein: protein MNALSLKSCTVAKRVHDVTLDLPPGTLVGLIGPNGSGKSSLLQVAGALLPSTGTVTWSGVNPDAITPVDRVRHATWIPQEVHFEFGFTVRSVVAQGRYAFDDDGEGVDAALEQFDLLSLADRSVTQLSGGEKHRVVLARACVTRAKLQLWDEPLAALDPRHALELLVHAQAMSRNGHTILFSLHDLRLAHCLDLLILMDKGRVKAIGKPEVVLTPELLRETFGVVATFTPSLTLRLP from the coding sequence ATGAACGCGCTGTCCCTCAAGTCCTGCACGGTAGCCAAGCGCGTCCACGACGTCACGCTCGACCTGCCTCCGGGCACGCTCGTCGGACTGATCGGGCCCAACGGCTCGGGGAAGTCCTCCCTGCTTCAGGTCGCAGGCGCGCTCCTGCCTTCAACGGGGACCGTCACATGGAGCGGGGTGAATCCTGACGCCATCACTCCTGTGGACCGCGTGCGCCACGCCACCTGGATTCCCCAGGAGGTGCATTTCGAATTTGGGTTCACTGTCCGCTCTGTGGTCGCCCAGGGCCGCTACGCGTTCGATGACGATGGTGAGGGAGTGGATGCCGCCCTCGAACAGTTTGACCTGCTGTCCCTCGCCGACCGGTCCGTTACCCAGCTTTCCGGCGGGGAAAAGCACCGCGTGGTCCTCGCCCGCGCGTGCGTGACCCGCGCCAAGCTGCAACTGTGGGACGAACCCCTTGCCGCGCTCGATCCGCGTCACGCTCTGGAACTCCTCGTGCACGCGCAGGCGATGAGCCGCAATGGCCACACTATCCTCTTCTCCCTGCATGACCTGCGCCTCGCCCATTGTCTCGACCTCCTTATCCTGATGGACAAGGGCCGGGTTAAAGCCATCGGCAAGCCGGAAGTCGTCCTCACGCCAGAGCTGTTGCGGGAAACGTTTGGAGTCGTTGCAACCTTCACACCATCGCTTACCCTTCGCCTTCCATGA